CACGGAGCACCGCTCTCGGGCGACGGCATGTGGATCGAGCCCGAGAAACGGCGTATCGGCATGGTGTTCCAGGACTACGCCCTGTTCCCGCACCTGACGCTGCTGGAGAATGTCATGTTCGGGCTGCGGGACGAGTCGCGCAAGGAGCGCGAGGACACGGCACGGCGCGTGCTCGCCGTGGTGGGCATGGACGAGATGGCCGCCCGCTATCCTCACGAGATCTCCGGCGGCCAGCAGCAGCGCGTGGCGCTGGCCCGGGCGCTGGCGCCCAACCCCCTGTTGCTCCTGCTGGACGAGCCTTTCAGCAACCTGGACTCCGACATGCGGGCCGAGATGCGCGAGGAGCTGCTACGGATCCTGCGCGAGTCCGACACCAGCGCCATCATCGTGACCCACGACCAGGAAGAGGCGTTCACGCTGGCGGACCGCATCGGCATCCTCAACCAGGGTGTGCTGGAACAGATTTCCGAGCCCGAGGTGCTGTACCGCCAGCCTGAGACGCGTTTCGTCGCCGAGTTCGTCGGCCGGTCGGATTTCGTCCCCGGGGTCGTGCGCGACGGCATCGAAACCGAAGTGGGCAGGTTCCCCAACGATTCCGGATTGCCCGTCGATACGAAGGTCGACGTCCTGGTGCGGCCGGACGAGGTGGAGTTGGAAGCCGCGGAGGACGGTGTCGGCGTGGTGGCGCGCCGGCGGTTTCGCGGCGCCGAGAACCTGTACCAAGTGACCCTTCCGTCGGGCGCGCACGTTCGCAGCAGCCAACCTTCGACGTATGTTCTTCCCGCCGGCACCCGGGTGCGCGTGACGGTGCGGCCCTCGGAGGTCATCGCTTTCCCGTGCGCCGCCGCGTCGTCCTGACGTTACACCGCTTCGGCCTGCACCGCTTGGGCCATCTCACCCATGGAATAGAACTTGAAGTCCACCTCAGGCACGTCTTCCACCTCCTCCGTCGCCCCCCAGCTTCCACCCTCCGAGAGTCGCTGACGGTCGATCCAGGCGTTGGCGAGGCCGAAGCGCTTCGCGGGCGCGTGGTCGTGATGCAGGCTTTGAGCGGTGTGCAGAATGTCGCCTTTGTTCATCCCGAGGTCCGAGTCGAGATGCGCGAGAAGGTATTCGAAGTTCGCATCGGCCGGCTTGTAGGAGCCAACGTCCTCCGCGGTGTAGATCGCATCGAAATCGACGCCGAGCTTGCGGTTGGAGGCCGCGAAGCCTTCGCGATGCACGTTCGAAAGGATGACCAGCTTGTAATGCCGCTTGAGCACGCGAAGCGCATCCGCGGAGTCCGGGAACGCCGGCCACAAGGGCACCGATTCGCCGAAGGCTTCGTCGAGCGCCTCGCTGGTCGCCATGCCGAGACTCTCCGCGATGCTTCGATGCACCCGCACCAGCAGTTCCGGATAGCGCAGACCAGGCGATGAGCGTTGGTGTCGGCTTTCGTTTTTCGCGAACGCGAGCAGACCGGCCTCCCGGGTCACGTCCGAGCGGCCGCTCCGCATGATCAGCGGCTGCAGCGCATCCCAGATCCCGGATTCCCAGTCGATCAGGGTGCCGTAGCAGTCGAACGTCAAGGCACGGTAGTCGGTCAGTTCAGACATCGTTTAGTGAATGCCGGTCTTCGCTTTGGTCAGCGAAGCCCCTTGAAAAGACTGGAGCCACCCGCCGGACTCGAACCGGCGACCTACTGATTACGAATCAGTTGCTCTACCATCTGAGCTAGGGTGGCGATGAGTTGGGCGGGCGAGGACCACTAATCTAGCAGTCGGCCGCATGTGTCGGCAAGCCACTGGCGGGGCTACCGCGCCGCCATCCGGCCCCCCTCCACCGGCAGGTCGGCCCCGGTGATGTAGTTGGCCCACTGGGAGGCGAGGAAGAGCACCGGGCCGACGAAGTCTTCGATTTCGCCCTTGCGGCCGAGGGCGGGCGGGGTGAACTCGCCGGCGGCGTGGGAGGGCTCGGGGCCTTCGCTGGCGCCTTTGGCGATGGCCTCATATTCGTAGATGGTGGTGAGGCGGTTGGGCGTGAAGCCGGGGCTGACGGAGTTGACGTTGATGTTGTCCCGGCCGAGCTCCACGGCCATCTGCCGGGTGAGCATGACGACGCCGCCCTTGGCGGCGCTGTAGGCGGA
The sequence above is drawn from the Deltaproteobacteria bacterium genome and encodes:
- a CDS encoding ABC transporter ATP-binding protein — its product is MSLITLEDISKTHARIAPVAVSHVSFTLREREILALLGPSGSGKTTTLRMIAGFDRPDSGRILLHGAPLSGDGMWIEPEKRRIGMVFQDYALFPHLTLLENVMFGLRDESRKEREDTARRVLAVVGMDEMAARYPHEISGGQQQRVALARALAPNPLLLLLDEPFSNLDSDMRAEMREELLRILRESDTSAIIVTHDQEEAFTLADRIGILNQGVLEQISEPEVLYRQPETRFVAEFVGRSDFVPGVVRDGIETEVGRFPNDSGLPVDTKVDVLVRPDEVELEAAEDGVGVVARRRFRGAENLYQVTLPSGAHVRSSQPSTYVLPAGTRVRVTVRPSEVIAFPCAAASS
- a CDS encoding haloacid dehalogenase type II yields the protein MSELTDYRALTFDCYGTLIDWESGIWDALQPLIMRSGRSDVTREAGLLAFAKNESRHQRSSPGLRYPELLVRVHRSIAESLGMATSEALDEAFGESVPLWPAFPDSADALRVLKRHYKLVILSNVHREGFAASNRKLGVDFDAIYTAEDVGSYKPADANFEYLLAHLDSDLGMNKGDILHTAQSLHHDHAPAKRFGLANAWIDRQRLSEGGSWGATEEVEDVPEVDFKFYSMGEMAQAVQAEAV